From Proteiniborus sp. MB09-C3, the proteins below share one genomic window:
- the coaE gene encoding dephospho-CoA kinase (Dephospho-CoA kinase (CoaE) performs the final step in coenzyme A biosynthesis.), which translates to MIQNKVKIIGLTGGIGTGKSTVSKIIRDRGFPIIDADVIAREVVEIGEVAYLKIIETFGEQILNNDKSIDRKKLGNIVFCNPDSRLALNRIVHPQINKKIKDEILNYSKNNDIIFLDIPLLIEELENFNEAGIQFDEIWLVYSDIETQLKRIIERDNTDYESAIRRVEAQLPIDEKLRYANVIINNTGSIEELINNVVRELNMF; encoded by the coding sequence ATGATACAAAATAAAGTAAAAATAATAGGTTTAACAGGTGGAATAGGAACAGGGAAAAGTACTGTCTCAAAGATAATAAGAGATAGAGGCTTTCCGATTATAGATGCAGATGTGATTGCAAGAGAAGTCGTGGAAATTGGAGAAGTTGCTTATTTAAAAATTATAGAGACCTTTGGAGAACAGATATTAAATAATGACAAGAGCATAGATAGGAAAAAATTAGGCAATATTGTGTTTTGTAATCCTGATTCTAGACTTGCTTTAAATAGAATTGTACATCCTCAAATAAATAAAAAGATTAAGGATGAAATCTTAAATTATTCTAAAAATAATGATATTATTTTTCTAGATATTCCTCTTTTGATAGAGGAGCTAGAAAATTTTAATGAGGCAGGGATACAATTCGACGAAATATGGTTAGTATATTCAGATATAGAAACTCAGTTAAAGAGAATTATTGAAAGAGACAATACTGACTATGAAAGTGCAATTAGAAGAGTAGAAGCTCAGTTACCTATAGATGAGAAATTAAGATATGCTAATGTTATCATAAATAATACTGGAAGTATAGAAGAGCTTATTAATAATGTGGTTAGGGAATTAAACATGTTTTAA
- a CDS encoding selenium metabolism-associated LysR family transcriptional regulator, producing the protein MDFRQLETFIEVVNRKSFSKAAQRLYLTQPTVTSHIQNLENELGTFLLNRSGKSITPTEAGELLYKYALNIINMRNMAQFDLGAHKGKIQGHLEISSSSIPRHYVLPLLLKQFTDKYPDVTFSLTDFDSKKVVEGIIDGVTDFGIIGAKYPSPQLEYIDLIEDKLYLIVPNTENYPWEKYHELDIDFLLENKVILREKGSGTRDLLENKLKELNLDLEALNIAAYIEDVETIKKFIELDIGISFISERAIKREMDMGILKPYSIKGLDLRRKFYFVYHKKRQLSPLSLTFRDFVIEYISTTPL; encoded by the coding sequence TTGGATTTTAGACAATTAGAAACATTTATAGAAGTAGTAAATAGAAAAAGCTTTTCAAAAGCTGCACAAAGATTATATCTTACTCAGCCTACTGTTACAAGCCATATCCAAAACCTAGAAAATGAGCTTGGTACATTCTTGTTAAATAGATCAGGGAAAAGCATAACCCCTACTGAAGCCGGCGAGCTTCTATACAAATATGCACTTAATATTATAAATATGCGTAATATGGCACAGTTTGATTTAGGAGCTCATAAAGGTAAGATACAAGGTCATTTAGAGATAAGCTCTAGCTCTATACCAAGGCATTATGTGCTACCATTATTATTAAAACAATTTACTGATAAATATCCAGATGTTACATTTTCATTAACTGATTTCGATTCAAAAAAAGTTGTTGAAGGTATAATTGATGGTGTCACTGACTTCGGTATAATTGGAGCTAAATACCCTTCTCCACAGCTTGAATACATAGATTTAATAGAAGATAAGCTATATTTGATAGTTCCAAATACCGAGAACTATCCATGGGAAAAATATCATGAACTTGATATTGACTTTTTATTAGAAAACAAAGTTATTCTAAGAGAAAAAGGCTCAGGCACAAGAGATCTGCTTGAAAATAAGCTTAAAGAGCTAAATCTGGATCTAGAAGCGCTAAACATAGCCGCTTATATTGAAGATGTTGAAACTATTAAAAAGTTTATAGAACTAGATATTGGAATAAGCTTTATCTCAGAAAGAGCCATAAAAAGAGAAATGGATATGGGTATATTAAAGCCCTACAGCATCAAGGGATTGGATTTAAGACGAAAGTTTTATTTTGTATATCATAAAAAAAGACAGCTTTCACCTTTAAGCCTCACCTTTAGAGACTTTGTAATTGAATATATATCTACAACACCATTATAA
- a CDS encoding L,D-transpeptidase: MKKIVIIVAAIILLFSLESGAQPQPPLPQYKIEIDIVSRSLYFYENNNVVKKYPIAVGKASTQTPIGDYKIINKVVNPYYSKKKIAGGSPQNPLGSRWMGFKPSYGIHGNNNTKSIGTFVSEGCVRMYDKDVKELYEKITVGVPVTVKYEPIKTERDIENDNPIVIVYPDYYSKVPNLVNLVDEKLSELSLIEKIDSNKLATLKKQINKEIVVFSDKWVYMINGNYITNDVIFKDSTLYINLDKVCKFLKIDVYSTESTETVMILSNNISIIEESGSRYVSINQLEANLGGSHKIHQEQQTIKLDLNYLLFNNKFVKGEVLNIEGDVAISLDSLYSISNKELTISQEKSNVIVNNKEIKCKPVNGKLYIALKDLLLQTNFKSNTYTKDKYIEIFREPL; encoded by the coding sequence ATGAAGAAGATAGTAATTATTGTTGCTGCAATAATCTTATTGTTTTCCTTGGAAAGCGGAGCGCAACCCCAACCACCGTTGCCACAATATAAAATAGAGATAGATATAGTATCTAGAAGTCTTTATTTCTATGAGAACAACAATGTAGTTAAAAAATATCCCATAGCAGTAGGAAAGGCTAGTACTCAAACCCCTATTGGAGACTACAAGATAATAAACAAAGTAGTAAATCCGTATTATTCTAAAAAGAAGATAGCAGGGGGAAGCCCTCAGAATCCTTTAGGCAGTAGATGGATGGGGTTTAAGCCATCATATGGGATACATGGAAATAATAATACGAAATCGATAGGAACCTTTGTATCTGAAGGATGCGTTAGAATGTACGATAAGGATGTAAAGGAATTATACGAGAAGATTACAGTTGGGGTACCAGTAACAGTAAAATATGAACCAATCAAAACAGAAAGGGATATCGAGAATGATAATCCAATAGTTATTGTCTATCCCGATTATTATTCAAAAGTACCTAATCTGGTTAATCTGGTTGATGAAAAATTATCTGAGCTTAGCCTTATTGAAAAAATAGATAGCAATAAGTTAGCCACATTGAAAAAACAAATAAATAAAGAAATTGTTGTCTTTTCCGATAAATGGGTTTATATGATAAATGGAAACTATATTACTAATGATGTAATATTTAAAGATAGTACTCTATATATAAACCTAGATAAAGTATGCAAATTCCTTAAAATAGATGTTTATAGTACTGAATCCACAGAAACCGTAATGATCCTTAGCAATAATATTTCCATAATTGAAGAAAGTGGAAGTAGATATGTATCAATTAACCAATTAGAAGCCAATCTTGGAGGCAGTCATAAGATACATCAGGAGCAGCAGACGATAAAACTTGACTTAAATTATTTGCTGTTCAATAATAAGTTTGTTAAGGGGGAAGTATTGAATATAGAAGGAGATGTGGCAATTTCCTTAGATAGTTTATATAGCATATCAAATAAAGAGCTTACCATATCACAAGAAAAATCAAATGTTATAGTAAATAACAAAGAGATAAAATGCAAACCTGTTAATGGCAAGCTTTATATAGCTTTAAAAGATTTATTGCTACAAACAAATTTTAAATCAAATACATATACTAAAGATAAATATATTGAAATATTTAGAGAGCCTTTATGA
- a CDS encoding DUF4349 domain-containing protein — protein MNCNDFIDNISSYIDNEMTEIEKKDFELHISKCDSCRQEYECMISILKNVNNQEQVELPDNYRLELRRKLKETAQEKKTLNWRVISSIAAGLIVMIISISMFSDKLPFIGGNDSLLISPKSESPQENIASDKNESMGIMEAKSMDIKALDDNTDEETDMAMKNLETDKDQSEGVKQNNDFGVLASRSSLGNNRKSIKEAYLSIDLDELGKVQEQIINHVEENGGFVESINIESNEDVANAKQKSHLMKIRIPAEKFDKTLDFLKELGTLVDERLTHNDVTEKYNTIEDNLKNLYEQEDLLLEILSKAEDSNDKLLIEEEIKKVKEGINSQTSALEEYESSITLPTINTRLNEAGESNN, from the coding sequence ATGAACTGCAATGATTTTATTGATAACATATCCTCATACATTGATAATGAAATGACTGAAATTGAAAAGAAAGATTTTGAACTTCATATTTCAAAATGCGATAGTTGTAGACAAGAGTATGAATGTATGATTAGTATCTTAAAAAATGTAAATAACCAGGAACAAGTTGAGTTACCTGATAATTATAGATTAGAACTTAGACGAAAACTTAAAGAAACGGCTCAAGAAAAGAAAACGTTAAATTGGAGAGTTATATCCTCTATAGCGGCTGGACTTATTGTTATGATTATAAGTATTAGTATGTTTTCAGATAAACTTCCTTTTATAGGCGGGAATGATTCTTTGCTTATAAGTCCTAAAAGTGAAAGTCCACAGGAAAATATTGCTTCTGATAAGAATGAATCTATGGGAATAATGGAGGCTAAAAGTATGGATATAAAAGCCTTAGACGATAATACTGATGAAGAAACAGATATGGCTATGAAAAATTTAGAAACGGATAAGGATCAATCTGAAGGTGTAAAACAAAATAATGATTTTGGAGTCTTGGCTTCTAGAAGTAGCTTGGGAAATAATAGAAAATCAATAAAAGAAGCATATTTATCTATTGACCTAGATGAATTAGGTAAAGTGCAGGAGCAAATAATCAACCATGTTGAGGAAAATGGAGGTTTTGTCGAAAGTATAAATATAGAATCAAATGAGGATGTTGCTAATGCTAAGCAAAAAAGTCATTTAATGAAGATTAGAATACCTGCAGAAAAGTTTGATAAGACACTGGACTTTTTAAAGGAGCTAGGCACATTAGTAGATGAACGATTAACTCATAACGATGTTACAGAAAAATACAATACAATAGAGGATAATTTAAAAAATCTCTACGAGCAGGAAGATTTATTGTTAGAGATATTAAGTAAAGCGGAGGATTCAAATGACAAGTTGTTAATAGAAGAAGAAATCAAAAAAGTGAAGGAAGGAATAAACTCCCAGACATCAGCTTTAGAAGAATATGAAAGTTCAATAACACTACCTACTATTAATACTAGGCTGAATGAAGCTGGAGAAAGCAATAATTAA
- a CDS encoding aminopeptidase — protein sequence MSDKTEGKKLQELLTHKWRNSWEEFTENELKEVFETSEEYKLFLDRCKTERESAEEIIKSAREKGYISIDEVIEAQKQIEPGMKIYAANKNKAVALFVMGKEKLEKGMNIVGSHIDAPRIDLKQFPLYEDSELALLKTHYYGGIKKYQWVALPLALHGVLIKKNGEKVNVVIGEDENDPVFFVTDLLPHLAKDQMAKKMDEGITGEGLNILFGSIPYNEKDLSDKVKLNVLNILHEKYGMVEEDFTSAEFEIVPAGKAKDVGIDRSMVGGYGQDDRACAFTALKAILNVEAPNRTAAALFVDKEEIGSVGNTGMESMFFENVVSELIALSYANYSELTLKRALANSKVLSADTLAGFDPNYPEVLDKRNSPFIGKGITLVKYTGVRGKGGSNDANSEYLSEVRRLFNDNHIIWQMGELGKVDQGGGGTIAYILARYGMEVVDCGVPLLSVHAPYEISSKADIYMTYKGYKVFFEA from the coding sequence ATGTCTGATAAAACAGAAGGTAAAAAGCTTCAAGAGTTATTAACTCATAAGTGGAGAAATTCTTGGGAAGAATTTACTGAAAATGAATTAAAAGAAGTGTTTGAAACTAGTGAAGAATATAAGTTGTTTCTGGATAGATGTAAGACAGAAAGAGAATCAGCTGAAGAAATAATTAAGAGTGCAAGAGAAAAAGGTTACATATCTATCGATGAAGTAATTGAAGCTCAGAAACAAATAGAACCAGGTATGAAAATTTATGCTGCAAACAAAAATAAAGCAGTTGCTCTATTTGTAATGGGAAAAGAAAAATTAGAAAAAGGCATGAACATAGTAGGCTCTCATATTGATGCGCCAAGAATTGATTTAAAACAATTCCCTCTTTATGAAGATTCAGAGCTAGCATTACTTAAAACTCACTATTATGGAGGAATAAAAAAATATCAATGGGTTGCCTTACCTTTAGCTCTTCATGGAGTACTCATAAAGAAAAATGGTGAAAAAGTAAATGTAGTTATTGGAGAAGATGAGAATGATCCAGTTTTCTTCGTTACAGATCTATTGCCACATCTTGCAAAGGATCAAATGGCTAAAAAAATGGATGAAGGAATAACAGGTGAAGGACTTAATATTTTATTTGGAAGTATACCATATAATGAAAAGGACTTAAGTGATAAAGTAAAACTTAATGTGTTAAATATTTTACATGAAAAATATGGGATGGTAGAAGAAGACTTTACTTCTGCAGAATTTGAAATCGTACCTGCAGGAAAAGCTAAGGATGTTGGTATCGATAGAAGTATGGTTGGTGGATATGGACAAGATGATAGAGCCTGTGCATTTACAGCACTTAAAGCAATTCTTAATGTAGAAGCACCTAATAGAACAGCTGCTGCATTATTTGTAGATAAAGAAGAAATCGGAAGCGTAGGTAATACAGGAATGGAATCTATGTTCTTCGAAAACGTGGTTTCAGAGCTTATAGCTTTATCATATGCAAATTATAGCGAATTAACTCTAAAGAGAGCTTTAGCTAACTCCAAGGTATTATCGGCTGATACATTGGCTGGATTTGACCCTAATTATCCGGAAGTATTGGATAAAAGAAACTCTCCTTTTATAGGCAAGGGAATAACTTTAGTTAAATATACTGGTGTTAGAGGAAAAGGCGGCAGCAATGATGCCAATTCAGAATACTTAAGTGAAGTAAGAAGATTGTTTAATGATAATCATATTATTTGGCAAATGGGTGAGCTTGGTAAGGTTGATCAAGGCGGCGGCGGAACAATTGCATATATACTAGCTAGATATGGCATGGAAGTAGTAGACTGTGGAGTACCGCTATTAAGCGTTCACGCTCCATATGAGATTTCAAGCAAAGCAGATATATATATGACATACAAAGGATATAAAGTATTTTTTGAGGCATAA
- the polA gene encoding DNA polymerase I, protein MVYNNIYTVFKELVLLVKRFMIIDGNSLLHRAFHALPPLMTKDGIYTNGVYGFLTMFYKVTEEYKPDYISVVFDRKAPTFRHIEFEEYKAGRAKTPDELGMQFPILKEIIDNMNIHRVELDGFEADDLAGTLSKIGEKNGLEVVLVTGDKDYLQLASDKTKVLLTRKGISNIEVFDKQAVIERYELTPQQFIDLKGLMGDKSDNIPGVPGVGEKTGIKLLKEFNSIEGIYNNIEKVDGKKLKEKLIEYRNQAIMSRRLSEIITSVPINVKLEDLILEEPNVEELLNIYKKLEFNSLLGRLNLNKDTKKDTSNAEKLFPEANIIKEKEYLKHILKEIESSKSMIFKYIIDGDHPLIDDILGIGISISEKTSYYVDLTEGNICVEDFFDSFKYVLENDKIKKIGHNIKEEILVSLRYGVDINGIIFDSMIGQYLLNPSQNDYSLKVLADDYLNIDIEGKESLLGTGKNKKTFGQLFQADRVSYMSNELGIISRLKDIIENTIVSQNMDTLFYEVEIPLISVLANMEYLGFTVDEEKLKELGRELDGKIDILTQSIFDIAGEEFNINSPKQLGEILFERLKLPAVKKTKTGYSTNAEVLESLAEIHPIAEKILEYRQLVKLKSTYVDGLISVIDENTGKVHSSFNQTITTTGRISSTEPNLQNIPIRTEEGRKIRKVFVPSNSDYTLVDADYSQIELRVLASISDDPKLKEAFFTGEDIHRKTASEVFDVKLEDVTQLMRSRAKAVNFGIVYGISDYGLARDLKISKKEAKLYIDNYLKNYVKVKEYMKNIIDEGKSKGYVETILHRRRYLPELSSRNFNIRSFGERMAMNTPIQGSAADIIKLAMVNVYNELKKRGLKSRLILQVHDELIIEAHKEEVEEVKTLLKDLMENAIPLNVPLSVDMETGDSWYDTK, encoded by the coding sequence ATGGTATATAATAATATATATACTGTTTTTAAGGAGTTGGTATTATTGGTTAAGAGATTTATGATTATAGATGGTAACAGCTTACTCCATAGGGCTTTTCATGCATTGCCTCCTTTAATGACTAAGGATGGAATATATACAAATGGAGTATATGGCTTTCTTACAATGTTTTATAAGGTCACAGAGGAATATAAGCCGGATTATATTAGTGTGGTTTTTGATAGAAAAGCTCCCACATTTAGGCACATTGAATTTGAAGAATATAAAGCTGGAAGAGCTAAAACACCTGACGAATTAGGAATGCAGTTTCCGATACTAAAAGAGATAATAGACAATATGAATATACATAGAGTTGAATTAGACGGATTTGAGGCTGATGATTTAGCAGGTACACTTTCAAAAATTGGGGAAAAAAATGGGCTTGAGGTTGTCTTAGTTACAGGCGATAAAGATTATTTGCAGCTTGCAAGTGATAAGACTAAGGTATTGTTAACAAGAAAAGGCATATCCAATATTGAGGTTTTTGATAAACAGGCAGTTATTGAAAGATATGAACTTACTCCACAGCAATTCATAGACCTAAAGGGATTGATGGGAGATAAATCAGACAATATCCCTGGTGTCCCAGGAGTTGGAGAAAAAACTGGAATCAAGCTTTTAAAGGAGTTTAACTCTATTGAAGGAATATATAACAATATTGAAAAAGTAGATGGTAAGAAACTTAAAGAAAAACTAATTGAATATAGAAATCAAGCTATTATGAGTAGAAGACTATCTGAAATAATTACTTCGGTGCCTATAAATGTGAAATTAGAGGATCTTATTTTAGAAGAGCCTAATGTAGAAGAACTACTTAATATATATAAAAAGCTTGAGTTCAATAGCCTATTAGGAAGGCTAAATTTGAATAAGGATACAAAAAAAGATACATCCAATGCAGAGAAGTTATTTCCTGAAGCAAATATTATTAAAGAAAAAGAATACCTTAAGCATATTTTGAAAGAAATAGAAAGTTCTAAATCTATGATTTTTAAATATATAATAGATGGAGATCATCCTTTAATAGACGACATCTTAGGTATTGGCATCAGTATTTCAGAGAAAACGAGTTACTATGTTGACCTAACAGAAGGAAATATTTGTGTTGAAGATTTCTTTGACTCGTTTAAATATGTGTTGGAGAATGACAAAATTAAAAAGATAGGACATAATATAAAAGAAGAAATTTTAGTATCTCTAAGATATGGAGTAGATATAAATGGTATTATATTTGACAGCATGATTGGACAGTATTTACTTAACCCATCACAGAACGACTATAGCTTAAAAGTATTAGCAGATGATTATCTGAACATTGATATTGAAGGCAAAGAAAGTCTTCTAGGTACAGGAAAGAACAAGAAGACGTTTGGACAATTATTTCAAGCAGATAGAGTATCATATATGTCCAATGAATTGGGGATAATTTCAAGACTAAAGGATATTATTGAAAACACCATTGTATCACAGAATATGGATACATTGTTTTATGAAGTGGAGATACCTTTAATCAGCGTCTTAGCTAATATGGAGTATTTAGGCTTTACTGTAGATGAAGAAAAATTAAAAGAATTAGGAAGAGAACTTGATGGAAAAATTGATATATTAACACAATCTATATTTGATATTGCAGGAGAAGAATTTAATATAAATTCTCCTAAGCAATTAGGTGAGATATTGTTTGAGAGGCTTAAGCTACCTGCTGTTAAAAAAACTAAGACAGGGTACTCTACTAATGCAGAGGTTCTTGAAAGTCTAGCAGAAATACATCCTATTGCAGAAAAAATATTAGAATATAGACAATTAGTTAAATTGAAATCAACTTATGTAGATGGTTTAATCTCAGTTATTGATGAGAATACTGGGAAAGTCCATTCTAGCTTCAATCAAACTATTACTACTACGGGGAGAATAAGCAGTACGGAGCCTAATCTTCAGAATATACCTATTAGGACAGAGGAAGGGCGAAAAATAAGGAAAGTATTTGTCCCAAGCAACAGTGATTATACTCTAGTAGATGCGGACTATTCTCAAATTGAGCTTAGAGTTCTGGCAAGTATTTCTGACGATCCTAAGCTTAAGGAGGCATTTTTTACTGGAGAGGATATTCATAGAAAAACTGCTTCTGAAGTGTTTGATGTTAAACTTGAAGATGTTACACAATTGATGAGGAGCAGAGCCAAGGCAGTTAATTTTGGAATAGTATATGGAATAAGTGATTATGGGCTTGCTAGAGACTTAAAAATCTCAAAAAAAGAGGCTAAGCTCTATATAGATAATTATCTTAAAAATTATGTTAAAGTAAAAGAATATATGAAAAATATTATAGACGAAGGAAAAAGCAAAGGATATGTTGAAACTATTCTACATAGAAGAAGATATCTACCTGAATTATCTTCTAGAAATTTTAACATAAGATCCTTTGGAGAAAGAATGGCAATGAACACTCCTATACAAGGAAGTGCAGCAGATATAATAAAATTGGCAATGGTTAATGTTTACAATGAACTCAAAAAAAGAGGCTTAAAATCAAGACTGATTTTACAGGTACATGATGAGTTAATTATTGAAGCTCACAAAGAAGAGGTAGAAGAAGTAAAAACTCTTTTAAAAGACTTAATGGAAAATGCAATACCACTAAATGTACCTCTTAGTGTTGATATGGAAACAGGTGATAGCTGGTATGATACAAAATAA
- a CDS encoding sigma-70 family RNA polymerase sigma factor, with amino-acid sequence MFDREQNLIKKCVNGNLKAFDELIEKYEKTAYNIALRMLKNPEDAMDVSQEAFIKVFKSIKTFNFESAFSTWLYRIVTNTCLDFLRKKSTIVYSLDNPIQTEDGEMERDIPDGSHSPEELLEKKLTKELVNNAIGKLEENHRVVIILRDIQGFSYEEISNILDCSIGTVKSRINRARNNLKDIVMKEMELNKEYIV; translated from the coding sequence ATGTTCGATAGAGAGCAGAATTTGATAAAAAAATGCGTGAATGGAAATTTAAAGGCATTTGATGAACTAATAGAAAAATATGAGAAAACAGCATATAATATAGCACTTAGAATGCTAAAAAACCCAGAAGATGCAATGGACGTATCTCAGGAAGCATTCATTAAGGTTTTTAAGTCAATAAAAACTTTTAACTTTGAATCGGCATTTTCCACATGGCTATATAGAATAGTTACAAATACCTGTTTAGATTTTTTAAGAAAAAAGAGTACCATTGTATATTCATTAGATAATCCAATTCAAACAGAGGATGGCGAAATGGAAAGGGACATTCCAGATGGTTCACATAGTCCAGAGGAATTATTAGAAAAGAAGCTTACAAAAGAGCTTGTAAATAATGCCATAGGGAAATTAGAAGAAAACCATAGGGTGGTTATTATTCTTAGAGATATTCAGGGCTTTAGCTATGAAGAAATATCAAACATACTGGATTGCTCAATTGGAACGGTTAAGTCCAGGATAAATAGAGCTAGGAATAATTTGAAAGATATAGTAATGAAAGAGATGGAACTAAATAAGGAATATATCGTCTAA
- a CDS encoding S66 peptidase family protein, with translation MIRPKRLKPGDRVAVVSLSWGGLGDKNLIHKYDIAKERLEREFGLEVVAMSNALKGSKFIAEHPELRAKDLMDAFEDNTISAIFCAIGGDDSIRLLPYIDYEVIKNNPKIFMGYSDSTISHLMMYKAGLVSFYGPSVMCEFGEYVSMFEYTKTSVSKMLFEDTKGYQILSSPEWSDDFIPWDEKNRHVAKKLKPEKHGYEILQGTGKVRGHLLGGCLDVFMMCIGTEVWPALEEWKDTILFIETSEDKPSPDFVKWTLRNLAAQGILKVIRGILVGKPQGEVYYEDYKSAILQVVAAEEHLINLPILYNVNFGHAMPIGILPYGIMTEIDCEEKSITLLENVTDQA, from the coding sequence ATGATTCGTCCAAAAAGATTAAAGCCTGGAGATAGAGTTGCAGTTGTAAGCCTTTCTTGGGGCGGCCTTGGCGATAAAAATTTAATACATAAATATGATATTGCCAAAGAACGGTTGGAAAGAGAATTTGGTCTTGAAGTAGTCGCAATGTCCAATGCTTTGAAAGGAAGCAAGTTCATTGCTGAACATCCCGAGCTTCGCGCAAAGGATTTAATGGATGCTTTTGAAGATAATACAATATCGGCAATCTTCTGCGCTATTGGTGGTGACGACTCCATAAGGTTGCTCCCATATATAGATTATGAAGTAATCAAAAACAATCCAAAAATTTTTATGGGATATTCCGATAGTACAATAAGTCACCTAATGATGTATAAAGCAGGGTTAGTTTCTTTTTACGGGCCATCTGTTATGTGTGAATTCGGTGAATATGTATCCATGTTCGAGTATACAAAAACATCTGTAAGTAAAATGTTATTTGAAGATACAAAGGGATACCAAATATTGTCAAGCCCAGAATGGTCAGATGATTTTATACCATGGGATGAAAAAAATCGACATGTTGCTAAAAAATTAAAACCTGAAAAACATGGTTATGAAATTTTACAGGGAACAGGAAAAGTACGCGGACATCTTCTTGGCGGATGCCTTGATGTTTTTATGATGTGTATTGGAACAGAAGTTTGGCCAGCACTTGAAGAATGGAAAGACACCATTTTATTTATTGAAACAAGTGAGGATAAGCCTTCTCCAGACTTTGTTAAGTGGACACTTCGAAACTTGGCTGCTCAGGGAATTTTAAAAGTGATTCGTGGAATACTTGTGGGAAAACCCCAGGGAGAAGTATACTACGAAGATTATAAATCTGCAATCCTTCAAGTTGTAGCAGCAGAAGAGCATCTTATTAATCTTCCCATTCTGTATAACGTAAATTTTGGTCATGCTATGCCAATCGGCATTCTTCCTTATGGAATAATGACAGAGATTGATTGCGAAGAAAAATCGATAACTTTATTAGAAAATGTTACGGATCAAGCATAA
- a CDS encoding lytic transglycosylase domain-containing protein, giving the protein MQIRCRKLLAVFFVILIAGVAMSSFKWIGKILYPINYKEQIADYSNKYDIDPFLVAAIIRVESKYDKNALSHKGARGLMQIAPVTGRWASGEIGIQNYSEKLLYDPDVNIEIGCWYINKLNTQFYNNLELVLAAYNGGSGNVAKWLNDSNYSDDGKSLKHIPFKETELYLKKVKKSYDIYKKLYTSDYFKNNMGK; this is encoded by the coding sequence TTGCAGATTAGATGTAGAAAATTACTAGCAGTTTTTTTTGTAATCCTTATAGCTGGGGTGGCCATGTCAAGTTTTAAATGGATTGGCAAAATCCTTTACCCTATAAATTATAAGGAACAGATAGCCGATTATTCAAATAAATATGATATAGACCCTTTCCTTGTGGCTGCAATTATTAGAGTAGAAAGTAAATATGACAAAAATGCTTTATCCCATAAAGGAGCTAGAGGATTGATGCAAATAGCTCCAGTAACTGGCAGATGGGCATCTGGAGAGATTGGTATTCAAAATTATAGCGAAAAGCTTTTGTATGATCCAGATGTAAACATTGAAATAGGCTGTTGGTATATTAATAAGCTTAATACTCAGTTTTATAATAATTTAGAGCTTGTATTGGCTGCTTATAATGGTGGAAGTGGTAATGTAGCTAAGTGGCTTAATGACAGTAATTATAGTGATGATGGTAAAAGTCTTAAGCATATACCTTTTAAAGAAACTGAGTTATATTTAAAGAAAGTTAAAAAATCATACGATATATATAAAAAGCTATATACCTCCGATTATTTTAAGAATAATATGGGAAAATGA